A part of Microbulbifer sp. MI-G genomic DNA contains:
- a CDS encoding sensor histidine kinase, with protein sequence MKKSTLSSRLYKTLFLMIAVTIVISLITVDLFVEDIEYNALNFELNADAEFFKTHIDNGQFKRWRTGNLEAVFLPSGADETRLPEFFRNRPAPFSAEVTVGNKTLLIIIEKIDNPSGKLFLARDFTILERREVLVKILLVSIAMIMLAAGFMVAKGSAKLLTRPLKRLSRDIQKIQPGIAMERLTRDYRDSEFVEIAESFNRFLSALESHIQREKSFVKLASHELRTPLAIISGALEILEQRRDVSQNDQRTLQRIRNATRTMQEDTEMLLQLARGKTAKEDFIAFDMVKLTIEIVADLGNSCGNFKGRTEVIYGSAELLVYSNPALVRMLLRNLIKNALMHTSARVQVQLGRKSIHIDDFGSGLPQSVVSQFSQVPHKAPGGLQESSFGLLIVQLICERLNWQLEIEHSGSSGTQFIIRMPDCGQDVSILPCGGLEP encoded by the coding sequence ATGAAAAAAAGCACACTCTCCAGTCGTCTTTACAAGACGTTGTTTTTAATGATTGCGGTCACAATAGTGATTTCCCTGATCACTGTGGATCTCTTTGTGGAGGATATTGAATACAATGCATTGAATTTTGAGTTAAATGCGGATGCGGAGTTTTTTAAAACCCATATCGATAACGGACAGTTCAAACGCTGGAGGACGGGAAACCTGGAAGCAGTTTTTCTGCCAAGCGGAGCGGATGAAACCCGCCTGCCGGAATTTTTCCGCAATAGACCTGCGCCGTTTTCCGCGGAAGTCACTGTGGGGAACAAAACGCTGCTGATTATTATTGAGAAAATAGACAACCCGTCTGGAAAGCTGTTCCTGGCCCGGGATTTCACCATCCTGGAACGACGGGAAGTTCTGGTAAAAATCCTGCTCGTGTCAATCGCCATGATTATGCTGGCGGCGGGCTTTATGGTGGCAAAGGGCAGTGCGAAATTACTGACCAGACCGCTCAAAAGACTCTCCCGGGATATCCAGAAAATCCAACCCGGTATTGCCATGGAGCGCCTTACCAGAGATTATCGCGACAGTGAGTTTGTAGAGATCGCTGAATCCTTTAACCGGTTTCTGTCCGCGCTGGAGTCCCATATCCAGCGGGAAAAATCCTTTGTCAAACTGGCCAGCCATGAATTGCGCACCCCATTGGCCATTATCAGTGGCGCACTAGAGATTCTGGAGCAGCGCCGTGATGTCTCGCAAAACGATCAAAGAACTCTGCAGAGGATTCGCAATGCAACCCGCACCATGCAGGAAGATACTGAAATGCTGCTGCAACTGGCACGGGGGAAAACCGCCAAAGAGGATTTTATCGCGTTCGACATGGTAAAGCTGACAATCGAAATTGTTGCCGATCTTGGCAATAGCTGTGGCAATTTCAAGGGCCGCACTGAGGTGATTTACGGCAGTGCGGAGCTGCTTGTGTATTCAAACCCCGCCCTGGTGCGCATGTTGTTGCGCAACCTGATTAAAAATGCCCTGATGCATACTTCTGCGAGGGTGCAAGTACAACTGGGCAGGAAGTCCATTCATATTGACGATTTTGGCAGTGGCCTGCCGCAAAGTGTGGTCAGCCAGTTTTCACAGGTTCCCCACAAAGCGCCCGGCGGACTGCAGGAGAGCAGTTTTGGCCTGCTTATTGTGCAACTCATCTGCGAGCGCCTGAACTGGCAACTGGAGATTGAGCATTCCGGCAGTAGCGGAACCCAATTTATCATCCGAATGCCTGATTGCGGCCAGGATGTGTCGATTTTGCCGTGCGGGGGCTTAGAGCCCTGA
- a CDS encoding response regulator transcription factor, translating to MPNSIEPSSARRKLRLLIVEDQIDLAENLFEFLGEARYSLDFSPDGLTALHLLATQSYDVIVLDLMLPGVNGFEICRRIRSDLRCDTPVILTTALGSLADKEKGFSCGADDYLVKPFELKELQLRIEALHRRHTLKKTDLQAGSLSFDPGTLIVRLHDKKVELVGTPARIFELLIRAYPNFLSHGALHEAIWGADSREIEGHSLRTHIYTLRKTLQTAFGINLIKTVHGRGYRLEAVNHNKDRQ from the coding sequence GTGCCGAATTCCATTGAGCCTTCATCGGCGCGCAGGAAACTGCGCCTGCTGATTGTGGAAGATCAAATAGATCTGGCGGAGAACCTGTTCGAATTTCTGGGGGAGGCACGCTACAGCCTCGACTTTTCTCCCGATGGCCTGACGGCCCTGCACCTGTTGGCCACCCAGTCCTACGATGTGATCGTTCTTGATCTGATGCTGCCGGGCGTCAACGGCTTTGAAATCTGCCGGCGGATTCGCTCGGACCTTAGATGCGACACCCCGGTTATTTTAACAACTGCCCTCGGCTCCCTGGCCGACAAGGAGAAGGGTTTTTCCTGCGGAGCTGATGATTACCTGGTAAAACCCTTTGAATTGAAGGAGCTGCAGTTGCGCATTGAGGCTTTACACAGACGCCACACACTGAAAAAAACGGATTTGCAGGCGGGCAGCCTGTCATTTGATCCGGGAACGCTCATAGTCCGATTGCACGACAAAAAAGTGGAATTGGTGGGGACTCCCGCCCGGATCTTTGAGCTGTTGATTCGCGCCTATCCAAATTTTCTCAGTCACGGTGCCCTGCACGAGGCGATCTGGGGCGCGGATTCCAGGGAGATCGAAGGCCACAGCCTGCGCACGCATATCTATACCTTGCGAAAAACCCTTCAGACAGCCTTTGGAATCAATCTTATCAAAACAGTACACGGGCGTGGCTACAGGCTGGAAGCCGTGAACCACAACAAAGACCGGCAATGA
- a CDS encoding ArnT family glycosyltransferase, with protein sequence MPRQYRYWALALGAILISRLVSMALFPFVDTTEARYAEVARLMAETGDWITPWFEAGVPFWGKPPLSFWAQAASAKVFGLNEFYFRLPALMATILTGFLTWRLARGYRDATTSRWSVLIFASMALPYTSAGAVMTDAFLALGITLSLLSFFRTVQGGRACWGWLFFLGLAIGFLAKGPLATILVGIPIVLGILFGLYRLKALAQLPWFWGSLVTLVLTLPWYLSAELKTPGFLDYFIVGEHILRFIDPGWSGDLYGRAHSQPKGMIWVFWLWASFPWGILALVALGICITRSRARCLNSFWQDKNAVFLLFCAIGPLLFFTLASNTLWTYVLPSLPFCAVLIGRQVSRIGRPGTVKFLYASSVAVCPLLLLVITLVCNSGLYSVKSEKNLVDYYNQRSEADSSPLLYLGKAPFSARFYSRGRARSIHLKQLESMREENAYREYFVAIPAKRLKDSELAPLLEAGSTEMQNLRFRLLSVKSPISHRESSNRAEFH encoded by the coding sequence ATGCCAAGGCAATATAGGTACTGGGCACTGGCGCTGGGCGCTATCCTGATAAGTCGCCTGGTCAGTATGGCCCTGTTTCCCTTTGTGGATACAACTGAGGCAAGGTATGCCGAAGTTGCCCGACTGATGGCGGAAACCGGTGACTGGATTACTCCCTGGTTTGAAGCGGGTGTGCCCTTTTGGGGCAAACCCCCGCTGTCGTTCTGGGCACAAGCCGCCTCAGCAAAGGTGTTTGGCCTCAACGAATTTTATTTTCGTCTTCCCGCCCTGATGGCAACGATTTTGACCGGTTTCCTTACCTGGCGACTTGCCCGTGGGTACCGGGACGCTACGACATCGCGCTGGTCCGTGTTGATTTTTGCCAGTATGGCGCTGCCTTATACCAGTGCCGGCGCCGTGATGACCGATGCATTTCTTGCGCTGGGTATCACCCTGTCACTGCTAAGCTTTTTCCGGACTGTACAGGGGGGCAGGGCCTGTTGGGGTTGGCTGTTTTTCCTGGGCCTGGCTATCGGCTTCCTTGCCAAAGGGCCTCTGGCAACCATCCTTGTTGGCATACCGATTGTCCTGGGGATACTGTTTGGGTTGTACAGATTGAAAGCGCTGGCCCAATTGCCATGGTTTTGGGGCAGCCTGGTAACCCTAGTGCTTACCCTGCCATGGTATCTGTCAGCGGAACTCAAGACCCCGGGATTTCTCGACTATTTCATTGTTGGTGAACATATCTTGCGCTTTATTGATCCAGGCTGGTCCGGTGATCTCTACGGCCGTGCACACTCGCAGCCTAAGGGCATGATTTGGGTATTCTGGCTTTGGGCCAGTTTTCCCTGGGGCATTCTGGCACTAGTGGCCCTGGGAATCTGTATCACAAGGAGCAGGGCCCGTTGTCTCAACAGCTTCTGGCAAGATAAAAACGCAGTTTTTTTACTCTTCTGTGCCATTGGGCCTTTGCTGTTTTTTACATTGGCCAGCAATACACTCTGGACCTATGTTCTGCCATCCCTGCCCTTTTGTGCTGTGCTGATAGGGCGCCAGGTTTCAAGGATCGGCAGGCCGGGCACGGTTAAGTTTCTCTATGCGTCCTCAGTGGCAGTGTGCCCCCTGCTTTTGCTTGTTATTACACTGGTCTGCAACAGTGGTCTGTATTCAGTGAAGAGTGAAAAAAACTTGGTGGACTACTATAATCAACGTAGTGAAGCTGATAGCAGTCCTTTATTATATCTTGGAAAAGCACCGTTTTCTGCCCGTTTCTACTCACGCGGCAGGGCCCGATCCATACACTTAAAGCAATTGGAAAGCATGCGAGAGGAGAATGCCTACCGGGAGTATTTTGTTGCTATTCCTGCAAAGCGACTGAAAGACAGCGAACTAGCTCCCCTTCTTGAGGCCGGCAGCACGGAGATGCAAAATCTCAGGTTCAGACTGCTGTCTGTAAAAAGCCCGATTTCCCATCGTGAGTCATCGAACCGTGCCGAATTCCATTGA
- a CDS encoding glycosyltransferase family 2 protein, translating to MKKTLNAVTNHLEDVLLSIIVPVFNESAMLPIFLERVIPILKTLPLRTELIFIDDGSTDTSAEYLRQALDKYPGQKLIKLSRNFGKEAAITAGLEHAGGDAVVIMDADLQDPPEYIPIMVNTWLSGTDVVLMQRRSRAGESPFKRMSAHLFYRLLNRISQTEIPVDTGDYRLMSRRSVDALLTLKERNRYMKGLFAWVGMPTKVIRYDRAPRAAGKTKWSYCGLFGLALEGLTSFSVSPLRWAVGVGLISALTGALFGIWVVAKTVFIGDATAGYPSLIAIITFLGGIQLFSIGLVGEYVGKAYLEAKQRPVYLTEEIFESQPGYTYLEIKRKGTLQHAKAI from the coding sequence ATGAAAAAAACTCTTAACGCGGTAACAAACCATCTTGAGGATGTGTTGCTTTCGATCATTGTACCGGTCTTCAACGAAAGCGCGATGCTGCCAATTTTTCTTGAGCGGGTGATACCCATCCTGAAAACTCTACCTTTGAGGACGGAGTTGATTTTTATTGACGATGGCAGTACCGATACCAGTGCGGAATATCTCAGGCAGGCTCTGGACAAATACCCGGGTCAGAAGCTGATTAAACTCAGCCGCAACTTTGGCAAGGAGGCCGCGATCACAGCCGGCCTTGAACATGCCGGCGGGGATGCGGTTGTGATCATGGATGCCGACCTGCAGGACCCTCCCGAATATATCCCAATCATGGTCAATACCTGGCTGTCCGGCACCGATGTGGTGCTGATGCAGCGTCGATCCCGGGCAGGGGAAAGCCCGTTCAAGCGCATGAGTGCACATCTGTTTTACCGCTTGCTTAACCGCATAAGCCAGACAGAAATCCCCGTGGATACCGGGGATTATCGCTTGATGAGCCGTCGCTCGGTGGATGCACTCTTAACCCTTAAGGAGCGCAACCGGTACATGAAGGGCCTGTTTGCCTGGGTGGGCATGCCGACAAAAGTGATCCGCTACGACCGGGCACCGCGGGCAGCCGGGAAGACCAAATGGAGCTATTGTGGGTTGTTCGGGCTCGCCTTGGAAGGTTTGACATCCTTTTCGGTTTCCCCTTTGAGATGGGCCGTGGGCGTGGGGCTTATCTCGGCCCTCACTGGTGCGCTGTTTGGCATTTGGGTTGTGGCCAAAACCGTATTTATCGGCGATGCCACCGCCGGTTACCCCTCCCTTATAGCCATTATCACTTTCCTCGGCGGCATCCAGCTTTTCAGCATCGGCCTTGTTGGGGAATATGTCGGCAAAGCATATCTGGAAGCAAAGCAGAGACCGGTGTACCTGACTGAGGAAATCTTCGAGAGCCAGCCTGGCTACACGTATCTGGAAATCAAACGCAAGGGAACCCTGCAGCATGCCAAGGCAATATAG
- a CDS encoding GtrA family protein: MALFVGLTDRPVIATLVGSAFGAVANYWLQHRLAFPDADIYARTFFRYLASCVLAWSANVSFFFLLTRVVHFPIITAQVVTTALVAGLNFVVYKRLVFHEKNS; the protein is encoded by the coding sequence ATGGCACTGTTTGTCGGGCTGACTGATCGGCCTGTTATTGCCACCCTGGTCGGTTCTGCCTTCGGTGCGGTAGCTAATTATTGGCTTCAGCACCGGTTGGCGTTTCCGGATGCCGACATATATGCCCGGACATTTTTTCGCTACCTCGCCTCCTGTGTTCTTGCATGGAGTGCCAATGTGTCTTTCTTTTTCCTGCTAACCCGGGTTGTCCATTTTCCCATCATTACAGCACAGGTGGTCACTACCGCACTGGTAGCCGGCTTGAATTTTGTTGTTTATAAAAGATTGGTATTCCATGAAAAAAACTCTTAA